The proteins below come from a single Campylobacter concisus genomic window:
- a CDS encoding metallophosphoesterase: MSKQIYIIGDVHGCFNTLLELIKQFPDKEKSQICFVGDVIDRGLFSCDVVELIIQNNYKMVMGNHERRLLSNKYEFLNNQAPFDTSWFFNNGGVATYGSYLGQSVGFKQRHIDFLDQRPVYLEFKECKNQNGEHLVVSHSAVGKFWTLRDDDSSRDEFRRHVLSGRGDMMQVKGIFNVYGHTPVREAKLYTNSANIDTGCVYNQEGYDKLSALEFPSMKIYTQKNVENFNKQG, from the coding sequence TTGAGCAAGCAAATTTATATCATAGGCGATGTGCACGGCTGTTTTAATACACTTTTAGAGCTTATCAAGCAGTTTCCAGACAAAGAAAAATCACAAATTTGCTTTGTCGGAGATGTGATAGATCGGGGGCTTTTTAGTTGCGATGTGGTCGAACTTATCATACAAAATAACTATAAAATGGTAATGGGAAATCACGAAAGAAGGTTGCTAAGCAATAAATATGAATTTTTAAACAACCAAGCACCATTTGATACGAGTTGGTTTTTCAACAATGGTGGCGTGGCGACATATGGATCATACCTTGGCCAAAGCGTGGGGTTCAAGCAAAGGCATATTGATTTTTTAGATCAAAGGCCAGTTTATCTGGAATTTAAAGAGTGTAAAAACCAAAATGGCGAGCATTTGGTTGTTTCGCACTCGGCGGTTGGCAAATTTTGGACTTTAAGAGATGATGATAGTTCAAGAGATGAGTTTAGAAGGCATGTACTATCAGGCAGAGGCGATATGATGCAAGTTAAAGGCATATTTAATGTCTACGGACACACGCCAGTGCGTGAGGCTAAGCTCTATACAAATAGCGCCAATATCGATACTGGCTGTGTTTATAATCAAGAAGGATACGATAAGCTAAGTGCTTTAGAATTTCCATCGATGAAAATTTATACGCAAAAAAATGTTGAAAATTTTAATAAACAAGGATAA
- a CDS encoding aldehyde dehydrogenase family protein, translating to MKLLEKYGLFINGEWRDAKDGATLDAKSPANGEHLAKIADATEEDVNDAVRAAREAFKKFKHTKISERAKLLNKIADIIDEHKEHLAKVESMDNGKPIRETLNVDIPFAAEHFRYFAGVIMGEEGSANVLDEKQLSIVLREPLGVVGQIVPWNFPFLMAAWKLAPVIAAGDASVFKPSSETSLSVLELFRLIDKILPKGLINIVTGRGSKSGEWIKNHPGLDKLAFTGSTEIGRDIAIAAAHRIIPATLELGGKSANIFFSDANLDKALDGLQLGILFNQGQVCCAGSRIFVEESFYDKFIEAAVKKFSTIKVGDPLDPSTQMGSQINKKQAEQILNYVEIGKKEGAKVAVGGKAYTANGCDKGAFVEPTLLVDVTNDMRVAQEEIFGPVGVVIKFKDEAELIKMVNDSEYGLGGGIFTQDITKALRVARSMETGRVWINTYNQIPAGSPFGGYKNSGIGRETHKIILEHYTQMKNIMIDLTGKVSGFYAQ from the coding sequence ATGAAGTTACTAGAAAAATATGGACTTTTCATAAATGGTGAGTGGCGCGACGCGAAAGACGGCGCTACCCTTGATGCTAAAAGTCCAGCAAACGGCGAGCACCTTGCAAAGATCGCAGATGCGACTGAAGAAGATGTAAATGACGCTGTACGTGCTGCACGTGAGGCTTTTAAGAAATTTAAACACACTAAAATTAGCGAGCGAGCAAAGCTGCTAAACAAGATCGCTGATATCATTGATGAGCACAAAGAGCACCTCGCAAAAGTTGAGAGCATGGATAACGGCAAGCCAATCCGCGAAACGCTAAATGTTGATATTCCTTTTGCAGCCGAGCATTTTAGGTACTTTGCTGGCGTCATCATGGGCGAAGAAGGCAGCGCAAACGTGCTTGACGAGAAGCAGCTCTCTATCGTTTTACGCGAGCCACTAGGAGTTGTGGGTCAGATCGTGCCTTGGAATTTTCCATTTTTAATGGCAGCTTGGAAGCTAGCTCCAGTGATTGCAGCAGGCGATGCGAGCGTATTTAAGCCTTCAAGCGAGACAAGTCTAAGTGTGCTTGAGCTATTTAGACTGATAGATAAAATTTTGCCAAAAGGCCTTATTAACATCGTAACCGGCAGAGGCAGCAAGAGCGGCGAGTGGATCAAAAACCATCCAGGCCTTGACAAGCTAGCATTTACTGGCTCAACCGAGATCGGTCGCGATATCGCCATAGCTGCGGCTCATCGCATCATCCCAGCTACACTTGAGCTTGGTGGCAAGAGCGCAAATATCTTCTTTAGCGACGCAAATTTAGACAAAGCACTTGACGGCCTTCAGCTTGGAATTTTGTTTAACCAAGGTCAAGTTTGCTGCGCGGGATCAAGAATTTTCGTAGAAGAGAGCTTTTATGACAAATTTATAGAAGCTGCGGTTAAGAAATTTAGCACTATAAAAGTTGGCGATCCGCTCGATCCTAGCACTCAAATGGGCTCACAAATCAATAAAAAACAAGCTGAGCAAATTCTAAACTACGTCGAGATCGGCAAAAAAGAAGGTGCAAAAGTGGCAGTCGGTGGCAAAGCCTACACAGCAAATGGTTGCGACAAGGGCGCATTTGTCGAGCCAACGTTGCTAGTTGATGTGACAAATGATATGAGAGTGGCGCAAGAAGAAATTTTTGGCCCGGTTGGCGTTGTCATTAAATTTAAAGATGAAGCCGAGCTTATAAAAATGGTAAATGATAGTGAATACGGCCTAGGTGGCGGAATTTTCACGCAAGACATCACAAAAGCACTTCGCGTTGCAAGGTCTATGGAGACTGGCAGAGTCTGGATCAACACCTACAACCAAATCCCAGCAGGCAGCCCATTTGGCGGATACAAAAACTCAGGTATCGGCCGCGAAACTCACAAGATCATCCTTGAGCACTACACTCAAATGAAAAACATCATGATCGACCTAACAGGTAAGGTCAGCGGCTTTTACGCACAATGA